Proteins from a single region of Bacteroidota bacterium:
- a CDS encoding NfeD family protein — MSLVLIITIIAVGVIFIFVEFFFVPGFSVFSILGAVVAGIGVYMGYSQYGQTAGNWLLICSLIATGAIFYWGYKRMQSKKWALKTNSDGKVNIDDLSSYKIGDKGITLTNLRPEGKALFGEDGRTTVYSIGEFIDKNAHIEIIKIEHNKIFVTTINK; from the coding sequence ATGAGTTTAGTCCTGATTATCACCATTATTGCCGTAGGCGTCATTTTTATCTTCGTGGAATTCTTTTTTGTTCCCGGTTTTTCTGTATTTTCAATATTAGGTGCTGTTGTGGCAGGTATTGGTGTGTATATGGGTTACAGTCAGTACGGACAAACTGCCGGTAACTGGTTGCTCATTTGTTCGCTCATTGCAACGGGAGCCATTTTTTATTGGGGATATAAAAGAATGCAGTCCAAAAAATGGGCACTTAAAACCAATAGCGACGGCAAAGTAAATATTGATGATTTGAGCAGCTATAAAATTGGCGATAAAGGTATTACCTTAACCAATCTGCGTCCTGAAGGCAAGGCGTTATTTGGAGAAGATGGAAGAACAACAGTGTATTCCATTGGTGAGTTTATCGATAAAAATGCACATATTGAAATCATTAAAATAGAGCACAATAAAATTTTTGTAACAACAATAAATAAATAA
- the floA gene encoding flotillin-like protein FloA (flotillin-like protein involved in membrane lipid rafts), producing MENNQIVLILVIVVGFAILIFFLIFMRLFGLWLSAQLAGVRISLLQLILMRWRRVDPRAIVDNMVTAHKAGIPLTRDQLEAHFLAGGNIKRVVNALVSADKANIPLDFKAATAIDLAGRDVFEAVQLSVNPKVIESPPVTAVAKNGIQLIAKVRVTVRANIQKLVGGAGEETILARVGEGIVTTIGSSENHRAVLENPDTISKTVLAKGLDSGTAFEILSIDIADIDIGKNIGAELQMDQANADKNIAQAKAEERRAMAVASEQEMKAKAQEARAKVIEAEALIPMAIAEAFRTGNLGVMDYYKLRNLQADTEMRDALGKGQGKKDDSK from the coding sequence ATGGAAAACAATCAAATTGTTTTAATTCTGGTAATTGTAGTCGGGTTTGCGATTTTAATCTTCTTTTTGATTTTTATGCGCTTATTCGGTTTATGGTTATCGGCCCAACTTGCCGGTGTGCGCATCAGCTTATTACAATTAATTTTAATGCGCTGGCGTCGTGTTGACCCGCGTGCAATTGTAGATAATATGGTAACTGCACACAAAGCGGGAATTCCATTAACACGTGATCAGTTGGAAGCGCACTTTTTAGCAGGTGGTAATATTAAACGTGTGGTAAATGCATTAGTATCTGCTGATAAAGCAAATATTCCGCTCGATTTTAAAGCTGCTACAGCAATTGATTTAGCCGGTCGTGATGTATTTGAAGCAGTGCAGTTAAGTGTAAATCCGAAAGTAATTGAATCACCTCCGGTAACTGCTGTTGCAAAAAATGGTATTCAGTTAATTGCGAAAGTTCGTGTTACCGTTCGTGCAAATATTCAAAAATTAGTTGGGGGAGCAGGAGAGGAAACTATTCTTGCCCGTGTTGGTGAGGGTATTGTAACCACCATTGGTTCATCAGAAAACCACAGAGCGGTTCTTGAAAATCCGGATACCATTTCCAAAACAGTATTGGCAAAAGGATTGGACAGCGGAACAGCATTTGAAATTTTATCGATTGATATTGCTGATATCGACATTGGAAAAAACATTGGTGCCGAATTACAAATGGACCAGGCGAATGCCGATAAAAATATTGCCCAGGCAAAAGCAGAAGAACGTCGCGCCATGGCCGTAGCCAGCGAGCAGGAAATGAAAGCCAAAGCCCAGGAAGCACGTGCCAAAGTAATAGAAGCAGAAGCCCTGATTCCAATGGCAATTGCAGAAGCCTTCCGCACCGGCAATTTAGGTGTAATGGACTACTACAAACTCCGCAACCTCCAGGCTGATACCGAAATGCGTGATGCATTGGGTAAAGGGCAGGGGAAGAAGGATGATTCGAAGTAA
- a CDS encoding T9SS type A sorting domain-containing protein, translating into MKHHVSQILNRYSRMAGIFLLLHKEASSTVVVTDVDPDTVINLDGEFYLLDMDNNLINDFIIFKDSGVYYYEDYSSTSVRFREFIGAGPQATIQNKLLGGHYYNSWNGAEYYQPYDLSAGELISPEGQFYNAEVQVICAGHFINFYSAPAFDFGPGYWKDFDFEGVDDRYLGVSFVDEDNNRYYGWVRCSTADSMKAITIHEYAFENEPNKPILAGDTISYVDINTLPNTEAISIYSFENQIHIQLMNNQDATVNIYDIKGNKIFFEQINRNSEIINMDNFAAGIYVVSVKQGENVVTKKVIVE; encoded by the coding sequence TTGAAACATCATGTTAGTCAGATATTGAACAGATACAGTCGGATGGCCGGTATTTTCTTATTATTACATAAAGAAGCGTCTTCTACTGTTGTGGTTACTGATGTGGATCCGGATACAGTAATTAATTTGGATGGTGAATTCTACTTACTGGATATGGATAATAATTTGATTAATGATTTTATTATATTTAAGGACTCCGGTGTATATTACTATGAAGATTATTCTTCAACTAGCGTTAGATTTCGTGAATTTATTGGCGCAGGGCCTCAGGCGACCATTCAAAATAAGTTACTTGGTGGTCATTATTATAACTCTTGGAATGGTGCGGAATATTATCAACCATATGATTTATCTGCAGGTGAGTTAATTAGCCCTGAAGGGCAATTTTATAATGCAGAAGTTCAAGTAATTTGTGCAGGACATTTTATAAATTTTTACAGTGCACCCGCATTTGACTTTGGGCCCGGATATTGGAAGGATTTTGATTTTGAAGGCGTGGATGACAGATACTTAGGTGTATCATTTGTTGATGAAGATAACAATAGATATTACGGCTGGGTTCGATGTTCCACAGCGGACTCAATGAAGGCGATTACAATTCATGAATATGCTTTTGAAAATGAACCTAATAAACCTATTTTAGCTGGCGATACAATTAGTTATGTAGATATTAATACCCTACCAAATACCGAAGCTATCAGCATTTATAGTTTTGAAAATCAAATTCATATTCAATTGATGAATAATCAAGATGCAACGGTAAATATTTACGATATTAAAGGTAATAAAATATTTTTCGAACAAATTAACAGAAATTCTGAAATAATCAATATGGATAATTTTGCTGCAGGAATTTATGTGGTATCGGTTAAACAAGGGGAAAATGTGGTTACGAAAAAAGTGATTGTGGAGTGA
- a CDS encoding T9SS type A sorting domain-containing protein, translating to MIKKFVSIYIATLLSCSAFTQSYDNNWVFGDSAGLNFSGGEPSFFYTGINSHESCASISDSNGNLLFYTNGEKIWNRNNAVMPNGDSIHIGLLVPGYYPSSITQGVLILPIPESDSEYYLFQIQGDSENQGIEYSIVDMELDGGLGDVTHKNLDLNTDTICEKMQAVKHANGRDWWLLTCKSANDSTISFIKYLITPNAIIGPYLQSFTDLTNLGTNSSFSAGQMKFSRNGALLAFTRSYYIEIWDFDRCTGELSSQQTIHNNVGSYGCEFSSDSRRLFITKTSTTSYNGWLYQYCLDCALPIEETEVIIYECEYDYYSLGSLQIGPDDKIYASIAHLNYKDHVYSVVNNNLCIINNPNEGGLACDFDTLVISLEDTRVTFGLPNMPNYKLGALEGSPCDTLLSITNSNSINIGIQIYPNPTSETIKIVLSQAVKIISIKTFNYLGEEIAISFDENLNALVKNIANGFYITEILTEKGKLSLSWEKL from the coding sequence ATGATAAAAAAGTTTGTTTCAATATATATAGCAACGCTTTTGAGCTGCAGTGCTTTTACCCAATCTTACGATAACAACTGGGTATTTGGAGATAGCGCTGGTTTAAATTTTTCAGGCGGTGAGCCGAGTTTTTTTTATACAGGTATTAATTCACATGAATCATGTGCCTCAATCTCAGATAGTAATGGTAATTTATTATTCTATACAAATGGAGAGAAAATATGGAATAGAAATAATGCTGTTATGCCCAATGGTGATAGCATTCACATCGGATTATTAGTGCCAGGCTATTACCCTTCAAGCATAACTCAAGGGGTTCTTATTTTACCTATTCCTGAAAGCGATAGTGAATATTATCTTTTTCAAATTCAGGGAGATAGTGAAAATCAAGGAATTGAATATTCAATCGTGGATATGGAATTAGATGGAGGATTAGGGGATGTAACGCATAAGAATCTAGATCTAAACACAGATACTATTTGTGAAAAAATGCAAGCTGTGAAACATGCAAACGGTCGCGATTGGTGGTTACTCACTTGTAAAAGTGCTAATGATTCTACGATTAGTTTTATAAAATACCTTATAACACCAAATGCAATCATTGGACCTTATTTACAAAGTTTTACTGATCTCACAAATTTAGGCACTAATAGTTCTTTTTCAGCTGGACAAATGAAGTTCTCAAGAAATGGCGCTTTGTTGGCATTCACTCGATCTTACTATATTGAAATTTGGGATTTTGATAGGTGCACCGGCGAATTATCAAGTCAACAAACTATTCACAATAATGTGGGTTCTTACGGTTGTGAATTTTCATCTGATAGTCGACGATTATTTATTACCAAGACTTCTACAACATCCTATAATGGGTGGCTATATCAATACTGTCTCGATTGCGCTTTACCGATTGAAGAAACTGAAGTAATTATTTATGAATGCGAATATGACTACTATTCGCTTGGATCACTTCAAATTGGGCCCGATGACAAAATTTATGCATCCATCGCTCATTTAAATTATAAAGACCATGTCTACTCAGTTGTGAATAATAATTTATGTATAATAAATAATCCGAATGAAGGAGGTTTAGCCTGTGACTTTGATACGCTTGTAATTTCTTTAGAGGATACTAGAGTTACATTTGGTTTACCCAACATGCCCAATTACAAGCTCGGCGCATTAGAAGGCAGTCCTTGTGATACATTATTGTCAATCACCAACTCTAATTCGATTAATATTGGAATACAAATTTATCCAAATCCAACAAGTGAAACAATAAAAATTGTATTGTCGCAAGCTGTTAAAATAATTTCAATAAAAACTTTTAATTATCTTGGTGAAGAGATAGCAATTTCATTTGATGAAAATTTAAATGCCCTAGTAAAAAATATTGCTAATGGTTTTTACATCACTGAAATATTAACAGAGAAGGGCAAGTTGAGCTTAAGTTGGGAAAAATTGTAA
- a CDS encoding FG-GAP repeat protein — protein MNLVRNYLLLTAIVLISFAFILNQSLNQSDIVSKSANQINKESILVKSGNNAIISETKSEIINKKWNDLTVTLSPTNLTLASEQNTKALKLYCEGIYRGDNKIFNSSEFLNMDSLNNKITFYYNNFNIEYLDEENGFRQNFLVKKRPEGNGNLTVYMQVDDEYCLSKKEDNINIQSAEINNPGFNYSGLHVIDANNEVLPSEMQIAYHNDEQYIVLVINDANAEYPVLIDPVFTTLLEIDTVLNGSQIYNYYGDCVSNAGDVNGDGFDDILIGSPKFDNAFENAGKAELFYGNENGISGTPAWTMEGDSVFEQIGNSVSNAGDLNGDGFDDVIIGCENLSYGQSVEGGAFIYYGSASGLSATPDYVLERNQVAGNFAHSVSAAGDINNDNYDDVVIGSINYNNGTNRGAAWVYYGSATGVSNGNFTHLYSTGLKYGESVSGAGDVNNDSYDDIIVGQADYNSGSYTAVGRVLVYHGSAAGITTTAAWTKSYNDSQKYSHLGTSVSNAGDVNNDGFDDVICGAPNYRTDVPTGYKGRAYVFLGSPTGLSTTANKTFTGTSSSYLGKSVSDAGDVNGDGFDDIIYGVPEYDNIYSNEEGAFFIYAGSATGISNTIIYSKIGTQTSGQLGQYVSGNCDINNDGFADVICSSPRFDLTYIDQGFVNVVYGRSGAFTSIPGNWHYESNLNDSHIGYGLATGDINGDGKSDLIAGGLNDGILGSNGSANIFYGTSAGLPAAPNFQTSGVSNENLGVNSNIGGDVNGDGFDEVLVPAYNYSDGGYAGGGQIIVYYGSISGVSLANKWTYDGNAASLYLGTPASCAGDVNGDGYDDILVSAYGYSNGEAGEGAVYCFYGSSTGLPASPNIILEGNQSNAGFGTATSGAGDLNGDGYDDIAIAAINYDNGSVDEGAVFIYLGSPTGLHSTPDKMLEINTSYAQFGAQISNGGDINMDGYSDLLVGSKYYDSNHGRADIYYGKPTGIAATPDWTYLGEIFGGFFGTAVEIVGDVNDDNYNDVAISQSGNVYLFYGNGIGLINTYNELYFNPFIDNNSFGWDISRGGDINIDGIDDLVISCPSFSNIDTAEGGLFAYYGFAGGCDAPISIAVDSVNAYEVFLSWPAEASAMKYIYRMKKVTDTVWSYGDTDSLHVAFNSLTLSTDYEFQLQYFCSDGASNWTSVLFSTLSTFDCDDLSITGVTVNTADNYDFTLNWDPIYLDVTYLIRYKLLASPTWTYQSSSINSISLTTFDTCQSYTCEVAVLCTGDTSAFTSVGTIVVNCPPCFFIPTAVNATNITNSGAKIIWNAVAGASSYRVKYRKLGTAAWKTKLCFTTSLKLKSLLPNTTYEYAVQTVCGIYSSAYSPINTFTTLPLKSGISESEFYVYPNPTHGNVTISAAGLEPGIYALGIVNLFGETIYIENIVITETGELNATLKTDKLMQGVYIIHLNGNNFEAKSKLVVQ, from the coding sequence ATGAATCTTGTAAGAAATTACCTCCTCTTAACAGCTATTGTTTTGATCTCTTTTGCCTTCATTTTGAATCAAAGCCTTAATCAATCAGATATAGTTAGTAAAAGTGCTAATCAAATTAATAAGGAATCCATTTTGGTAAAATCCGGAAATAATGCCATTATTTCGGAAACAAAATCAGAAATTATTAATAAAAAATGGAATGACCTTACAGTAACGCTAAGCCCTACTAACCTTACACTTGCATCTGAGCAAAACACTAAAGCACTAAAACTTTATTGTGAAGGAATTTACAGAGGCGACAATAAAATTTTTAATTCCAGTGAATTCTTAAATATGGATTCTCTAAATAATAAAATCACATTTTATTATAACAATTTTAATATTGAATATTTGGATGAAGAAAATGGATTTCGGCAAAATTTTTTGGTCAAAAAAAGACCTGAGGGGAATGGAAATTTAACAGTATATATGCAGGTAGATGATGAGTATTGTTTGTCGAAAAAAGAGGATAATATTAACATTCAATCAGCGGAAATAAATAATCCCGGATTTAATTACAGTGGGCTACATGTTATTGATGCAAATAATGAAGTATTGCCATCAGAAATGCAAATTGCTTATCACAATGATGAACAATACATAGTACTTGTAATCAATGATGCAAATGCAGAATATCCTGTTTTAATAGATCCGGTTTTTACAACGTTATTGGAGATTGACACCGTATTAAATGGTTCTCAAATTTACAATTATTATGGAGATTGTGTATCAAATGCAGGTGATGTAAATGGTGATGGCTTTGATGATATTTTGATTGGCTCTCCAAAATTCGATAATGCATTTGAAAATGCAGGTAAAGCTGAGTTGTTTTACGGAAATGAAAATGGTATAAGTGGAACGCCGGCTTGGACCATGGAAGGAGATTCGGTTTTTGAGCAAATTGGAAACTCGGTTTCAAATGCCGGTGATTTAAATGGGGATGGTTTTGATGATGTTATTATTGGATGCGAAAATTTATCTTATGGACAAAGTGTTGAAGGGGGGGCATTTATTTATTATGGTTCAGCATCAGGCTTATCGGCAACTCCCGATTATGTTCTTGAGCGGAATCAAGTTGCAGGTAATTTTGCACATTCTGTTAGTGCTGCCGGTGATATTAACAATGATAATTATGATGACGTAGTGATCGGGTCGATTAATTATAATAATGGAACCAACCGTGGCGCAGCGTGGGTTTATTATGGTTCAGCTACCGGAGTTTCCAATGGTAATTTTACACATCTTTACAGTACAGGTTTAAAATATGGAGAATCAGTTTCCGGTGCCGGTGATGTAAATAATGACTCATATGACGATATAATTGTAGGGCAAGCTGACTATAATAGTGGTTCATATACTGCCGTTGGCCGCGTATTGGTATATCATGGTAGTGCAGCCGGAATAACCACCACGGCGGCTTGGACAAAGAGTTATAATGATTCGCAGAAATATTCTCACCTCGGAACTTCTGTCAGCAATGCAGGTGATGTAAATAACGATGGATTTGATGATGTTATTTGCGGCGCACCAAATTACCGCACAGATGTTCCAACAGGTTATAAAGGAAGAGCATATGTTTTTTTGGGATCACCCACAGGTCTCTCAACAACTGCAAACAAAACATTTACCGGTACTTCATCTTCCTATCTTGGCAAATCGGTTTCGGATGCGGGTGATGTAAATGGAGATGGATTTGATGATATTATTTATGGTGTTCCGGAGTACGATAATATTTATTCCAATGAGGAAGGGGCATTTTTTATTTATGCAGGTTCGGCAACAGGTATTTCAAATACAATTATTTATAGTAAAATAGGTACACAAACTTCCGGGCAACTGGGACAATATGTTTCCGGTAATTGTGATATTAATAATGATGGCTTTGCCGATGTGATTTGTTCGTCCCCAAGATTCGATCTTACCTATATAGACCAAGGGTTTGTAAACGTTGTATATGGTAGATCCGGTGCGTTCACATCTATTCCTGGAAATTGGCATTATGAAAGCAACTTAAATGATTCCCATATTGGGTATGGACTCGCTACCGGGGATATTAATGGTGATGGTAAAAGCGATTTGATTGCAGGCGGTCTCAATGATGGAATATTAGGGTCCAATGGCAGTGCTAATATTTTCTATGGAACTTCTGCTGGTTTGCCGGCTGCGCCCAATTTCCAAACCTCAGGTGTTTCAAATGAAAATCTTGGTGTTAATTCAAATATTGGAGGTGACGTAAATGGAGATGGATTTGATGAAGTATTGGTTCCGGCTTATAATTATAGCGATGGTGGATATGCCGGTGGAGGCCAAATTATAGTTTATTATGGAAGTATTTCGGGCGTTTCGTTGGCGAATAAATGGACGTACGATGGCAATGCAGCTTCGCTCTATCTTGGAACACCTGCATCATGCGCCGGTGATGTAAATGGCGACGGATATGATGACATCTTAGTTTCTGCTTACGGTTATAGCAATGGAGAGGCCGGTGAAGGTGCTGTTTACTGTTTTTATGGTTCGTCAACAGGCCTACCCGCATCACCGAATATTATACTTGAGGGAAATCAAAGCAATGCAGGATTTGGTACAGCCACCTCGGGTGCAGGCGACCTGAACGGGGATGGGTACGATGATATTGCGATTGCTGCCATAAACTATGATAATGGGTCCGTTGATGAAGGTGCTGTATTTATTTATTTAGGGTCACCTACCGGACTCCATTCTACTCCTGATAAAATGCTGGAAATAAACACTTCCTATGCTCAATTCGGAGCGCAAATTTCAAACGGTGGAGATATAAATATGGATGGATATAGCGACCTGCTGGTCGGCTCAAAATATTACGATTCAAACCATGGCCGTGCTGATATTTATTACGGAAAACCAACAGGTATTGCAGCTACCCCGGATTGGACTTATTTAGGGGAAATATTCGGTGGTTTTTTTGGCACTGCAGTGGAAATTGTGGGAGATGTGAATGATGATAATTACAATGATGTTGCAATCTCTCAAAGTGGAAATGTTTATTTATTCTATGGAAATGGAATCGGGCTGATTAATACATATAATGAACTTTATTTTAATCCATTTATAGATAACAATTCTTTTGGTTGGGATATAAGTCGAGGCGGTGATATTAATATTGATGGAATAGACGACCTCGTTATTTCTTGTCCAAGTTTTTCAAACATCGATACAGCAGAAGGAGGGCTTTTTGCATATTATGGATTTGCAGGTGGCTGCGATGCACCAATTTCAATTGCTGTTGACAGTGTAAATGCCTATGAAGTATTTTTATCATGGCCGGCAGAAGCATCTGCAATGAAATACATTTACAGAATGAAAAAAGTAACGGATACTGTTTGGAGTTATGGTGATACCGATTCACTGCATGTTGCATTTAATTCACTTACGCTTTCAACTGATTATGAATTTCAACTACAATATTTTTGTTCAGATGGTGCTTCAAACTGGACATCCGTTTTATTTTCCACACTCTCAACTTTTGATTGTGATGATTTGAGTATAACAGGTGTCACTGTTAATACTGCCGACAATTATGACTTTACGCTGAATTGGGATCCGATTTATTTGGATGTTACTTATCTTATTCGATATAAATTATTAGCATCACCAACATGGACATACCAATCCAGTAGCATCAATTCCATTTCGTTAACTACATTTGATACATGCCAGTCTTACACTTGTGAAGTTGCAGTTTTGTGCACAGGTGACACTTCTGCTTTTACCTCAGTTGGTACTATCGTAGTTAATTGTCCTCCGTGTTTCTTCATACCCACCGCTGTAAATGCAACCAATATTACAAATAGCGGTGCTAAGATTATTTGGAATGCAGTTGCCGGTGCATCGAGTTATCGTGTTAAATATCGTAAACTTGGAACTGCCGCCTGGAAAACCAAATTATGTTTTACTACCTCTTTAAAACTAAAGAGCCTGCTGCCGAATACCACCTATGAATATGCAGTTCAAACTGTTTGCGGCATATACTCCAGTGCTTATAGTCCCATAAACACTTTTACAACGCTACCTTTGAAAAGCGGAATATCAGAGTCTGAATTTTACGTATATCCAAATCCAACACATGGAAATGTCACCATTTCCGCTGCGGGATTAGAACCCGGTATCTACGCATTAGGTATTGTTAATCTTTTTGGAGAAACTATTTATATAGAAAATATTGTGATTACAGAAACGGGTGAATTAAATGCAACATTGAAAACGGATAAATTAATGCAAGGGGTATACATAATTCATTTGAACGGAAATAATTTTGAAGCTAAATCAAAATTGGTTGTTCAATAA
- a CDS encoding tetratricopeptide repeat protein → MKTTLLILFLSICCTPVFSQKYKQAYQAGNYEKAIKYAEKAIDANSKDLEAYLTKAMCNLHLGTDSLTKSEHSFGVESAFSSLKLIIKKDKTGEFIKMHQPEVDSIIYANYKIAEASIDNNKLDKAEKIINDLIAIQPKPAYYFLVGQMWLNEGNDFKAIAMFNDAAAKIYLDNKAGIQPEPYLFEIFQVLAENIAGKGDYNSAYTIYNRALILFEDKDIDEAYVNFLSYIADGTFGYNDSAKQMGFIKNLDTIVAFLDEPKIIANLKWKMLYAYYGSHSPGDYYGTASVLEDYSCREKNDSTLLFFYDKIFDATLVETTIDGLLPSDGRRFMRSWLNLQTCLNNRDITTALYGEMDKLLAEKKYIPAYEWLYNMKIQKVDAKKITEYENKYYALIKDADTSQFSFMDLYELTTFFPQNKNFKALQDKGAYAEIIRLIDSKQFSAAGKILRKQIRVSPKDKTLNDLYRLWVIRDYQENYVGSAFYIGRDEWGGSEESCTPGKLSPEIQKQFLQRLNYVRRVAGVPDNCVLRDSWNQYCQATALLMSANGDLSHFPPTTWNCYTKEGAIGANNSNLSLGYSCVDALMGQLDDSGDNNYFVGHRRWILNPARKVFGHGSTSYAMALWALGGENSDYDPAIVKEFETQYVCWPPEFYFPSVLNTARWSFSLRGADFSKAEIEMYSGNNKIEVKVLEFSPGYGLSTVVWEPQGSFYKYDQDNSYKIVVKNVGIGRWDLETQEYVYDYKTFTYYTTMVF, encoded by the coding sequence TTGAAAACCACACTCCTGATATTATTTCTTAGTATTTGCTGTACCCCTGTTTTCAGCCAAAAATACAAACAGGCTTACCAGGCAGGTAATTACGAAAAGGCAATAAAATATGCTGAAAAAGCAATTGATGCCAATAGTAAAGATTTGGAAGCCTATCTAACCAAGGCAATGTGTAATTTACATCTTGGCACTGATTCACTCACAAAATCGGAGCATAGTTTTGGTGTGGAATCGGCATTTTCAAGTCTCAAGTTGATCATTAAAAAAGATAAAACCGGTGAATTTATAAAAATGCATCAGCCGGAGGTGGATAGTATTATTTATGCCAATTACAAAATTGCTGAGGCCAGTATTGATAATAATAAATTGGATAAGGCGGAAAAAATTATAAACGATTTAATTGCCATCCAACCAAAACCTGCTTATTATTTTTTGGTCGGACAAATGTGGCTAAATGAGGGAAATGATTTTAAGGCAATAGCAATGTTTAATGATGCTGCTGCAAAAATTTATCTCGATAACAAAGCAGGTATACAACCTGAACCCTATTTATTTGAAATATTTCAGGTGTTAGCAGAAAATATTGCAGGAAAAGGTGATTATAACAGTGCTTACACTATTTACAATCGTGCGTTAATATTATTTGAAGACAAAGATATTGATGAAGCATATGTAAATTTCTTAAGTTATATCGCAGACGGAACGTTTGGATACAACGATTCTGCAAAACAAATGGGTTTTATTAAAAATCTGGATACGATTGTTGCTTTTTTAGATGAGCCTAAAATAATTGCCAATTTAAAATGGAAAATGTTGTATGCCTATTACGGAAGTCACAGCCCCGGCGATTATTACGGCACAGCAAGTGTTTTGGAAGATTACAGTTGCAGAGAAAAAAATGACTCCACCTTATTATTTTTTTACGATAAAATATTTGATGCCACATTGGTTGAAACTACTATTGATGGCCTGCTACCTTCAGATGGCAGAAGATTTATGCGAAGTTGGCTGAATCTGCAAACCTGTTTAAATAATCGGGATATTACAACGGCTTTATATGGTGAAATGGATAAACTGCTTGCTGAAAAAAAATATATTCCGGCTTATGAGTGGTTGTATAATATGAAAATACAAAAAGTAGATGCGAAAAAAATCACGGAATATGAAAACAAATATTATGCGCTGATAAAAGATGCTGATACATCACAATTTTCGTTTATGGATTTGTATGAATTAACCACGTTTTTTCCGCAAAATAAAAATTTTAAGGCATTACAGGATAAAGGTGCGTATGCTGAAATAATTCGTTTAATTGATTCAAAACAATTTAGTGCTGCGGGTAAAATATTGCGCAAACAAATTCGTGTAAGTCCCAAAGACAAAACATTAAATGATTTATATCGCTTATGGGTAATTCGCGATTATCAGGAAAATTATGTTGGTTCTGCATTTTATATTGGCAGAGATGAATGGGGTGGAAGTGAAGAAAGTTGCACACCCGGAAAGTTATCGCCCGAAATACAAAAACAATTTTTGCAACGCTTAAATTATGTGCGCCGTGTTGCAGGTGTTCCGGATAATTGTGTGTTGCGCGACAGTTGGAATCAATATTGTCAGGCAACAGCATTATTAATGTCAGCAAATGGCGATTTATCCCATTTTCCGCCAACTACCTGGAATTGTTATACCAAAGAAGGCGCAATTGGTGCAAATAATTCCAATTTATCTTTAGGGTATAGTTGTGTGGATGCACTGATGGGGCAATTGGATGACAGTGGTGATAATAATTATTTTGTCGGCCACAGACGCTGGATATTAAATCCTGCACGCAAAGTGTTCGGACATGGCTCAACGAGTTATGCCATGGCTTTGTGGGCATTGGGTGGTGAAAATTCGGATTATGATCCTGCAATCGTAAAAGAATTTGAAACGCAATATGTATGCTGGCCGCCGGAATTTTATTTCCCTTCCGTTTTGAATACGGCAAGATGGTCGTTTTCGTTGCGAGGGGCAGATTTTTCGAAAGCGGAAATTGAAATGTATTCCGGCAATAATAAAATTGAAGTAAAGGTGCTGGAATTTTCTCCCGGTTACGGATTAAGCACTGTAGTGTGGGAGCCACAAGGTTCATTTTATAAATACGACCAGGATAACAGCTATAAAATAGTGGTAAAAAATGTGGGCATTGGCAGGTGGGACCTCGAAACGCAGGAGTATGTTTACGACTATAAAACCTTCACTTATTATACTACAATGGTATTTTGA
- a CDS encoding DUF983 domain-containing protein has translation MAFSDSAFGAAVACKCPRCRKGNLFVNKNPYVFSEMAKMPKYCPSCGLRLEPETGFYYGAMYLSYAMGVFSSLIFFSLLNFGFGIPTTYAFLIVAGLWLFGSPYLFRFSRSLWLSLYVTRHRDI, from the coding sequence ATGGCTTTTTCAGATTCTGCATTTGGGGCCGCTGTTGCCTGTAAATGTCCGCGTTGCCGCAAAGGCAATTTATTCGTTAATAAAAATCCTTATGTGTTTAGTGAGATGGCAAAAATGCCTAAATATTGCCCAAGCTGCGGCTTACGTTTAGAGCCGGAAACGGGTTTTTATTACGGAGCCATGTATTTGAGTTATGCAATGGGCGTATTTTCCAGTTTGATATTTTTTTCCCTGCTGAATTTCGGATTCGGTATTCCTACTACGTACGCATTTTTAATTGTAGCCGGATTGTGGTTATTTGGTTCACCTTACCTGTTCCGCTTTTCCCGCTCGTTATGGCTGAGTTTATACGTAACCCGACACCGCGATATTTAA